The genome window CGTGCTCAAGTTCCGTAGCAGCAGCCCGGAAATCAGTATCGCTATAGGCTGGTGAGCCGTAAACACGTACACGCCCGCTGGCAGTTTCGAAGTACAGTGTTTCATCAATACAGTCGTCCGAGTGCTGGCTCAGGCTCCAGCTAGAAGAAGGGAAGTAGTCTCCGGTATCACGGGCATCAAGGTACAGGCCCGGTGTGAAGTCGTGGCCTGGTGAGTCATTGTAGTCTTCCGAGACGCTCACTTTGCAGCCACTCACAAGAATGGCAAACAGTCCGATAAGTAACCCAGTCCGCATTTTCATAAGACCCCACTGCCGTGTTTTTGTTCGTTCTCATCTTCGCAAAGGGCAATGAAAAACACTGTCAATGGGGTGTAAAGGTTGGGTAAAGCTGGTTGTCAGGGGGCGCGAGAGAGGCGGGGGATTATCGCCCCCGCCATCGCCTATCCGTTTCCCTGGGGCACCTTATTCAGAACGAGAAAGACACCCAGCACCATCAAACCCAGGCCCGCGATCCGCTGGATATTCATCGTGAACTTCTGCGCCCCCATAAGCCCGAAGTGGTCGATGAGGCTCATGGCAATTAATTGTCCCAGCAAGACGAAGGCAATGGCGTTGGAAATGCCAAAGCGAGGAGCGACCCAGGTGATGGTCAGGATATAGAACAGCACAAAGAAGCCACCAAAATAATAGTAGATGGGGGTGCTCGGATGGTAGAGCTTTTCGGGTAGCCCCTCCGTGGCCAGAAGATAGGCCAGAGCCATGATCAGCCCCACGAAAAACAGGATCGCCGCGGCCAGGGCGGGACTCTGAAGCCTGGTGCCAAGCCCTCCGTTCAAGGTTGCCATTACAGGTATTCCTATGCCGGCAATCAGCATAAGCATCGAGTAGGTAATCGAGTTAGTCATAAGTGCTTCCCAATTCGCGGATTATTGAGGCTGGCTGATTTGGTGCTTGTCGAATAAAGCCCGGGTGGTTTCAGACAAGGGATGTGATTTCCGGGTTTCATCGTGCATCTGGACAATCACGGTTTCGGCCGTTGCGACGCAGGAGCCGTTTTGAAAAACACCCTGGAAAAGCCGGATAGAGCTGTTTCCAACCTTGGTAACGCCCGTTCCAATTTCTACTGTCCCAGGCCAGCTTATTTCCGAGAGCAGTTGAAGGTTGAGATTGGCAATGACAAAGGACGCATTGTCCGAGGCAAGGGGGTTTTCCGGCGCATAGAGGAATTCGACGCGCCCGGTTTCCAGAAAAGTTGCGAACACAGCGTTGTTGATGTGTCCCTGGCGGTCCGTATCTGCATATCTCAGTTTGTCGTACGTCTGAAACGGGAAATCGTCCAGTGCTAAAGGACGTCCTTTATTATTTTTAGCCATTTTTTGCTTTCCTCAATCTGCAATTCTGTTTGCTGCATTCTTTCCTGCGATGAGCAACTTGTCCGAAAGGTCCCTGGACTTTACCGCGCGGGACAAAACCATGGAGCCAACAATCAGTGACATGAACGCCAGCACGTCCTGGGACTGCTTTTCGTCCAGTGTGTCGAAATCCTGTTCAGCTACCTCGGTCAGCGTTTTTATCAACTCTGACTCATAGGTACTCTTGAATGCGTCATCACTGCGGGCCGCCTCGGAACATAAGGTGGCCAGTGCACAACTGTTGCTGAGATTCGCGCGATGAGCTTTCGTCAGATAACGTTTGGCCAAGCCTGCAAGGCGCTCCCGCCATGAGGTGTTTGTCGATTTACTGGTCCAGCCATTGCGACTGTTCTGAAGAGCCTCTACCAAAGCCGCTCTGGCCAACTCATCCTTGTTCTCAAAGTGAGAATAAAACGCACCATGGGTTAGGCCGGCATCATCCATCACGGCGGCAATGCCCGCACCATTGATGCCTTCGGTACGAATCCTTTTGGCCGCCGCTTCAAGAATTTGTTTTCGCGATTCCTGCTTTTTAGTGGCTCTGATCGTCATGTTAAATCCGTATGATGTTCATCATGCCAAAAACATTATCGTATGATGGGCGTCATGTCAATTTGGCAGGTTGCGAAGGAAAGGCTGAGGGTGAGGAAAGTGTATGCGTCTACCGTGCTGAGGGGAAAGGCGGGGGCACCGGGTCACTGCCCGGAGTTGTCGTTCCCGGGAGGTGACTAGCCCTTATCGGATGCCCGTTTGTTGTCCCTGGCGGTAAAACCCCAGCCGACCGCGGCCAGCAGAATCAGACCCGTGATGATCGGCGATACCTCACCAAGGGTGACCAGTGCGCCAATGAGGGAAGCGACGGAAGCGAACGCCGACAGCTTCCAGGAGTAACCACTGGTGCCACTCTCTTTTTCAGACATGTTCATCTATAGCCTCCGGAAAACCACCACTATAGCCGGTTTGCAGCCACCGGCACAGACTCCTGCTTCTCTGCGCTACATGGCCCGCGCAAATAGCTCAAAGGGCATCGCCTTGAGCACGTAACTCAAGGGCGTCCAGGGCCACCAGGGTACGTAAGCCCGGCGTTTTTCCTTGTCGATGGCACGCACCAGAGCACGCACACCGGTGTCCAGATCAACCCGGAACGGCGCATTTTTGGTGCCCCGGTTGATGTCGGTGAGAATGTAGCCCGGCATGATGCTGCTCACCCTGATGGGCGTACTTCTCGTATCCAGCTGCAAGCCTTCTGCCAGCGAAGCCACGGCGGCCTTGGTGGCAGCGTAGACGTTCAGTGGTCCACGGAAGCCGCGTACCCCGCTGACCGAGGACATCAGCACCAGATGGCCGCTGTTCTGCTCCCGGAAAATTTCCATGGCGGATTCGCACTGGGCGATGGCGGCTACAAAGTTGGTTTCGGCAGTCTGGCGATTGGACGCAAACTGGCCGCGGCCGATGGTTGATGAGCTGCCGATACCCGCGTTGACAACGACCCGGTCCAGGCTGCCAAGCTCCTGCTGGAACGCCCGGAAGGCCTCAAATACCTGCTCGTAGTCACACACATCGAGGGGCCGCACAAGAACGCGGATATTGGGGTGGCTGGACTGTAATTCGTCCTGCAATGCTTTCAGTTTGTCGGAGTTCCGGGCACACAGCGCCAGATTGCAGCCCTGCGCCGCCCATGCTCTCGCCATTCCCTCACCCAGGCCCGTGCTTGCTCCGGTAATCAGGATGTTTTTTCGCATTATTGTGTTCCTTGTCGAGGTGGTTTGCAGCAAAACCCTATCAGGCAAATCCCATTAAACCTGGCAGCCACAGGACGATCCCTGGCAGCGAAATGAGCACAGCAATTGTCAGAACGTCAGCGATGAAGAACGGAATGCAGCCTCGGAATATATCCTGCACAGAACATTCCGGACGCACCCCGGCTACAATTTTTTTGTTTTTCGTTTGGGCCCAGAAATGAACAGTTAGATTATAACAAAGTCTGTACCGGCCGGCTTTGGAGTCGAATGCGGGGTGGGCACTGAAAAAGCCGATTCTATTTAGTGATCACGGCGTCCGCACCCGTTTCTTGGGAAACGAATCGTGCGGTCAGCCGCCGCACTACCAGGGGCGCATGTTTCTCTGGCAGGGTTCCGAGCGATTCAGCCCGGCAAAAAAGCTCCGTTTCGCAAGTCTGCAAGTCTGACACGCGTTCTACACCATCCACCGAGATAAAGTAGAGCTCCTTACCCGGCTTCTTGCCAATCACCAGGCCGCCCTCATAAACGACCACTTCACTAAAAGCACCGATCGACGCGGCAGTGGCTTGTGCTTCACCGGTCAGCTGTGAAAAGTGGGTATATCTTCGAGTGTTGCTAATTGCCCAACCCGACAATCGAGAGTCTGTCATTACGGTTCCTCCAAATGAACCTTGTGCCTATTGTTAGACCGTGGCCTATGCAGGAAATTGGCCAATAAACAAGCAGCGGGTAAAAAGTGTACAAACTTTCACCCACGGTAAACATAGGTCGAGTTGGCTGTCCGTACGGTAGGCCACAAAGCTTTGCGGATCGAGCATACGGGAGCATTGAGAACACTCGTTTACCAGCCAACATGGCTGAGCAATACCATTACAGTTCGTTCTATTTAAGGAGGAGCAGGGCGGGCCAGAACCGGCCACTGGCTTTGAGATTGTCCTCGAGGCGCATCTCATCAGCGGCCAAAAGCGCCAGATTGTTGCGCATCGCGAACCCTTATAGGGCATCACAAAGGCTACTTTCGCCGAAGAGCATTTGCTGGAGTGGCCGGTGAGTTTGCTTGATTACGAGAAGCGCTTTTCTGCGTTTCGCTTCCGCGCGCAAACGGCTAGCACCTTTTCGGTTCAGCGAGGGCAACTGCACCTGAAGGTTGGCTCTTAACTTTCCTGAGCGCCCACCCTATGCCAGACAGATACGATATCGGAGGACACCCGCGTCCTCTTCCCGGACCGATTCAATCCTGTGACCGGTTATCTCGCACAGCGCCTGTAAATCACGGCGGCCGGTGGGGTCATCGGCCAGGAACTCGACCCGCGTCCCGCTAGGCAAACCCTGCGTACGCTTCTTGAAACGCAAAATGGGGAGAGGGCACACCAAACCGATGGCATCGATCTGATGTACCTCTGATTGATCAGTCAAGACGCACGCTCGTCTCACTGCTTCCTTGCTCAGCTGATGACCACCCGAACTGATTCAGAACGACCGGGGCGGCGGCGGCAATCACCAGGGCGGCGACAAATGCGGAAATCATAACCTTCACGATGATTCTCCTTTGTCTTGTTTGGCCTCGACCTCGGCCACCCAAAGATCGTGATGCTGGCGCGCCCATTCAAGGTCAACCTGACCGTTACCCATTGCATCGAAGGCACCTTCCATTCCGACGGAGCCAATATAAATGTGGGCAATAATGGCCAGCAACATTACGAAAGCCACGATCGAGTGCCAGAGGTTGGCGTACTGCATCTCTTCGTGCGGTGCCAGGACCGTCGGAAAATCGGTTCCCAGAACGCTGTTCATGATGCTGAAGGTCTCGGCAAACATGGGCATTTCAAACGGGAACAGCAGCGACAGGCCAGACAGAGAGACTGAGGCGCCCAACACCATAACGGTCCAGAAAATGATCTTCTGACCGGCGTTGAACTTCTTTGCTGAAGGGTGAGACTTGGTAAAGATACCGCCGCCCGCCTTGAGCCACTGCCAATCCAGCTTGTTGGGGATGTTGTGCACCACCCACATGCAGAATGTCATCACCAGACCCAGCATAAAGGCCCAGGCAATGTTGTTATGAATCCACTTGGAGCCGGCAGCCAGAGTCGAAAAGGCGTCGAGCCCTATCACCGGGATCAGGAAACTGCGCCCCATCAAGGTGATCAGACCGGTTATGCCCAATGCGATAAACGAGCCAGCCAACAACCAATGGCCAAACCGCTCTACGGCTTTAAAGCGCTGAATCGTGGTGCCCGCAGGGCCGCCGTCGATCATGATTTTGCCGCGAACAAAATAGAACACGACCAACAAGGCTATGAACCCGAGGATGGCCCCGCCGCCATAGGTAATGACGGGACCCTCACGTAGCTGATACCACGGCATGCCCTTGTCTTGTATCAGAACCTTGTTGGCAGGTCCGGGGGATTGTACGGTCGGATCAATTTCGTTATACCGGATAGAGCGCCAGACATCGGCATCAGAGCGGCCCCCATTAGTGCCTAATGGGGCATTGGCTGGCGCTGCATTTGCGGGGTTCCCCAGGTTTTCGGATCGAAAAGATTCATCAATCTCCAACTGTTTCTGGCGAGCCATGATGTCTTCCAGGGTTTGTGCGCCCCCGGTAGCAGAGCGATCAACCTCCGCGGCCTCTTGTGCCCAGGCAGGATTTAACAGCAGCGTCGCCAGCACGAGGATGGCGACGCTAAAACATTTTCGTTTCATGAGAGCACTCCAACGGAATCAACAAGAAGAGTTCGTTGCCTCAAAGCATGTCGGGGCCCCGAAGGGCCCCGAACCGCTCAGGCCAGTTTATGCACCTTTCTTCTCGTAGGCTGTGCCCCAGCCCCAGGCACCGGAACCGAAACCTCGGTTCACGATACGCTGGCGATAGATGTCCGCCACCTCGTTGCCGTCGCCGGCCAACAGGGCTTTGGTCGAGCACATCTCCGCACAAATGGGCAATTTGCCCTCTGCGATACGGTTGCGTCCGTACTTGGAAAACTCGGCTGTTGAGTTGTCTTCCTCAGGACCACCTGCACAGAACGTGCATTTATCCATCTTGCCACGGCTGCCGAAGTTGCCCGCTTGCGGGAACTGGGGCGCGCCGAAGGGGCAAGCGTAGAAGCAATAGCCACAACCGATAC of Marinobacter sediminum contains these proteins:
- a CDS encoding DMT family transporter, with translation MTNSITYSMLMLIAGIGIPVMATLNGGLGTRLQSPALAAAILFFVGLIMALAYLLATEGLPEKLYHPSTPIYYYFGGFFVLFYILTITWVAPRFGISNAIAFVLLGQLIAMSLIDHFGLMGAQKFTMNIQRIAGLGLMVLGVFLVLNKVPQGNG
- a CDS encoding acyl-CoA thioesterase; protein product: MAKNNKGRPLALDDFPFQTYDKLRYADTDRQGHINNAVFATFLETGRVEFLYAPENPLASDNASFVIANLNLQLLSEISWPGTVEIGTGVTKVGNSSIRLFQGVFQNGSCVATAETVIVQMHDETRKSHPLSETTRALFDKHQISQPQ
- a CDS encoding TetR/AcrR family transcriptional regulator, yielding MTIRATKKQESRKQILEAAAKRIRTEGINGAGIAAVMDDAGLTHGAFYSHFENKDELARAALVEALQNSRNGWTSKSTNTSWRERLAGLAKRYLTKAHRANLSNSCALATLCSEAARSDDAFKSTYESELIKTLTEVAEQDFDTLDEKQSQDVLAFMSLIVGSMVLSRAVKSRDLSDKLLIAGKNAANRIAD
- a CDS encoding SDR family oxidoreductase, which produces MRKNILITGASTGLGEGMARAWAAQGCNLALCARNSDKLKALQDELQSSHPNIRVLVRPLDVCDYEQVFEAFRAFQQELGSLDRVVVNAGIGSSSTIGRGQFASNRQTAETNFVAAIAQCESAMEIFREQNSGHLVLMSSVSGVRGFRGPLNVYAATKAAVASLAEGLQLDTRSTPIRVSSIMPGYILTDINRGTKNAPFRVDLDTGVRALVRAIDKEKRRAYVPWWPWTPLSYVLKAMPFELFARAM
- a CDS encoding sulfurtransferase TusA family protein codes for the protein MRRACVLTDQSEVHQIDAIGLVCPLPILRFKKRTQGLPSGTRVEFLADDPTGRRDLQALCEITGHRIESVREEDAGVLRYRICLA
- a CDS encoding formate dehydrogenase subunit gamma, giving the protein MKRKCFSVAILVLATLLLNPAWAQEAAEVDRSATGGAQTLEDIMARQKQLEIDESFRSENLGNPANAAPANAPLGTNGGRSDADVWRSIRYNEIDPTVQSPGPANKVLIQDKGMPWYQLREGPVITYGGGAILGFIALLVVFYFVRGKIMIDGGPAGTTIQRFKAVERFGHWLLAGSFIALGITGLITLMGRSFLIPVIGLDAFSTLAAGSKWIHNNIAWAFMLGLVMTFCMWVVHNIPNKLDWQWLKAGGGIFTKSHPSAKKFNAGQKIIFWTVMVLGASVSLSGLSLLFPFEMPMFAETFSIMNSVLGTDFPTVLAPHEEMQYANLWHSIVAFVMLLAIIAHIYIGSVGMEGAFDAMGNGQVDLEWARQHHDLWVAEVEAKQDKGESS
- the fdh3B gene encoding formate dehydrogenase FDH3 subunit beta, which produces MALEGQARAKFLCDAERCIECNACVTACKNENEVPWGINRRRVVTIEDGKPGERSISVACMHCSDAPCMAVCPVDCFYQTEDGIVLHSKDLCIGCGYCFYACPFGAPQFPQAGNFGSRGKMDKCTFCAGGPEEDNSTAEFSKYGRNRIAEGKLPICAEMCSTKALLAGDGNEVADIYRQRIVNRGFGSGAWGWGTAYEKKGA